The Desulfovibrio sp. G11 region TAGCGCTTTTTTTCGATCAGTGGCTTTTCGGCCAGGTCGTCCAGAAGAGCATTGCAGTCAGCAAAGGGAATTTCATACTCATACTCGGCCCTGGTGGCGCCCACCGTGATACCCTTGATGGTCAGAAAGGCCTTGTCGCCCACGGTGCGTACGCGCACGGTGCGTTCCTTGGCGCTGTTGAGGTAACCCTGGCGGTACATGGTGCCCTCGGCAAGAGCGCGCCATGCTTCTCCCTTTATGAGGAACTTGCGTTCAATTTCTTTAGCCACTGTCGTTCTCCTTGGATTTCATAAAAACGTCCCGTTGACGTTTGTGCTAACGTATCGCTGGCGGGCAAAAGTTAAAAATCAGAAGTGCCTGCATTGTCCATAAGCTATACTTATGGATCGCGCGTGTGCGCGGTTTTGCATAAGATGCTCTTATGCGTTGCATCCACCGATTTTATTGTACAGGGGCGTGGTGCGTGTGGCATGGTTACGCCAAATAATTTCAGTAGCCGCAAGGAGTTCCTATGTACAGACTGACAACTCTGCTGGTAATGGGGCTTTTGCTTTCCGCATCTATGGCGCTGGCTGCCGGGCCGGGCCATTATGAAAAAAATGTGGCGGCCTGGAAGCCCCACGGGGCCGTGAACGGCCTTGAGTACAAAATGGCCCTGAACCCCGCCCTGTTTAATACGGACAAGGCCAAGGCATCGTTTAAAAAACTCTGGGATGCCCTGTCTGCCGCAGCTTCAAAAAACGGTTTCGTGCTGATAAAATCGGAAAAAGACAAATTACGCCTGCGTGCAAGAAGCTATTATGACACGGAAAATCTCGCCCTGCGCGATGCGGGCTTTGTGGTGCGGATTACCACCAACCACAAGAAGGACGGCAGCGCCAAAGACGGCAGAAGACTGACCGTAAAAACATCCGGCAAGGATCCTGCCTTTATTCTGGGCACGCCGCTGGACCCGGTGGGCATCAAGGGCGAGATCGCCGCTGAAGACCACCCGTATCTTGACACCCAGGGTACTATGGGCAGCCGTCTGGAAAAAAGCGTGAACATACGCGGCGAAGAGCATACCTTCGGCGATCTCGACCGGCCGCAGTTGCAGCAGTTTTCTCGTTTCGTGCCAGCGCTGGCCAGGAGCGGGCTGGCCCCTGAAACACCCCTTAAACCCGTAACTGTCTGCACCTATTCTGCCAAGATGGGGTTTGTGGATCTGGCCGGAGTTGAGGCGGAGATAACCTTCGAGGCATGGACGCAGCATTGGGGCGGAGAGCCGATTGCGCTGGAAGTTTCTGTGGGCATTGAAGATCAGGATTACTATGCCATTCCCAAGGTTGTGGCCGCCGGGGACGAGTTTTACC contains the following coding sequences:
- a CDS encoding CYTH domain-containing protein yields the protein MAKEIERKFLIKGEAWRALAEGTMYRQGYLNSAKERTVRVRTVGDKAFLTIKGITVGATRAEYEYEIPFADCNALLDDLAEKPLIEKKRYKIRQGEFTWEIDEFFGDNQGLIVAEIELTSEDQQFGKPDWIGEEVTGDPRYFNSNLIKHPFTRW